Proteins encoded within one genomic window of Paraglaciecola psychrophila 170:
- a CDS encoding carboxylesterase/lipase family protein, producing MNLTPKYITLGKTKKRRASMKYKLLALVAIVAIIGIYLWQKSVPQPLVRIASPEAIRDTIAGPIVGFSDEDDTFGWLGIPFAAPPLAELRWAAPRLHIPWKENRQAIAFENACVQLWGPLVGTAGNEGEVVGKEDCLYLNVWAPRDNSDIDSAGLPVMFWIHGGGNSIGTANTYPGHRLASGENVVLVTINYRLGLLGWMSHPALRAEGRSASDASGNYGNLDMIAALEWVQKNIANFGGDPDNVTIFGESAGGLNVYSLMASPPAKGLFHRAIAQSGSTSTTPLWRAENFADDVQPGESLSSREWLSMQLQHAGKTKGRKAAKVAQLAMSDAEILAFMQSRSPQQILKGISGGAGMYRAPQNLRDGTVLPKESLLTLFQSPERYNDVPLMTGTNRDEAKLFMAQDTEFVERRFGFLPHIKDIDAYNSTSAYISDTWKARAVDEVAAVISAHSEHKVYAYRWDWDEGAKNWLVDYSTLIGAGHGMEVAFVFDDFEGGILVPGFYNEENSPGRDELAIEMRSYWSQFAATGDPASGRNGDLLKWDAWDNSGPNLMILDSPGGGGSKMSREPMTIAMLKQRLAKDPQITDTKTRCRIHAELFLKTNSGDDYWNEQEYLDLGCANYDPWTVIQPTSESTN from the coding sequence ATGAATCTCACACCAAAATACATTACTCTTGGTAAAACCAAAAAGAGAAGAGCCTCCATGAAGTATAAGCTACTTGCACTTGTTGCCATCGTTGCCATTATCGGCATATACCTATGGCAAAAATCTGTACCCCAACCATTGGTGCGTATCGCCTCTCCTGAGGCAATTCGAGATACTATAGCCGGCCCAATTGTAGGTTTTTCCGATGAGGATGACACCTTTGGGTGGCTAGGTATTCCGTTTGCAGCACCTCCATTGGCTGAACTGCGTTGGGCGGCACCACGTCTTCATATACCTTGGAAAGAAAATCGTCAAGCCATTGCTTTCGAGAACGCTTGCGTGCAACTCTGGGGACCTTTAGTAGGCACTGCTGGAAATGAGGGAGAGGTAGTAGGTAAGGAGGATTGTTTATATTTAAATGTATGGGCACCGCGAGACAACAGTGATATTGATTCTGCAGGTCTTCCTGTGATGTTCTGGATCCATGGCGGGGGTAACTCGATTGGTACGGCGAACACCTATCCTGGCCATCGCCTCGCTAGTGGCGAAAATGTGGTGCTTGTTACCATCAACTATCGTCTAGGGTTACTGGGCTGGATGAGTCATCCTGCTCTTCGCGCTGAAGGCCGCAGTGCCAGTGACGCATCGGGTAACTACGGAAATCTCGACATGATCGCCGCACTAGAATGGGTACAGAAAAACATTGCGAATTTTGGTGGCGATCCAGACAACGTGACTATTTTTGGCGAGTCCGCGGGCGGGCTTAACGTATATTCGCTGATGGCTTCTCCTCCAGCCAAGGGACTTTTCCACCGGGCCATTGCTCAGAGCGGTTCAACGAGCACCACACCATTGTGGCGAGCTGAAAATTTTGCTGATGACGTGCAGCCTGGTGAAAGCCTTAGCTCACGGGAATGGCTGTCAATGCAATTGCAGCACGCGGGTAAAACTAAAGGCCGCAAGGCTGCAAAGGTCGCCCAACTTGCTATGTCTGATGCAGAAATTCTGGCATTCATGCAGTCCCGCAGTCCACAGCAAATTCTCAAGGGGATCAGCGGCGGTGCTGGTATGTACCGTGCCCCGCAAAATCTGCGTGACGGCACAGTCTTGCCCAAGGAATCTTTACTCACTCTCTTTCAGTCACCGGAACGATACAACGATGTACCGCTAATGACAGGAACCAACCGGGATGAGGCCAAATTATTTATGGCTCAAGATACAGAGTTTGTTGAACGCCGTTTTGGTTTTCTTCCGCACATCAAGGATATAGACGCATACAATAGTACCTCGGCCTACATCTCTGACACCTGGAAAGCAAGAGCCGTGGATGAGGTGGCTGCTGTCATCTCCGCCCATTCAGAACATAAAGTTTACGCTTATCGATGGGACTGGGATGAGGGTGCGAAAAACTGGCTAGTCGATTATTCAACACTGATTGGCGCGGGTCATGGCATGGAAGTCGCCTTTGTGTTTGATGACTTCGAAGGTGGTATTTTGGTTCCCGGTTTTTACAATGAAGAGAACAGTCCAGGCCGCGATGAGCTGGCCATAGAAATGCGCAGCTATTGGTCTCAATTTGCTGCTACGGGCGACCCCGCAAGTGGTCGTAATGGCGACCTCTTAAAGTGGGACGCATGGGACAACAGTGGCCCCAACCTGATGATCCTCGACTCTCCCGGTGGTGGTGGTTCTAAGATGAGCCGAGAACCTATGACTATCGCGATGCTCAAACAGCGTTTGGCTAAAGATCCGCAGATTACCGATACAAAAACACGCTGTAGGATACATGCGGAGCTGTTTCTAAAAACTAATTCAGGAGATGACTATTGGAATGAGCAGGAATATCTGGATCTTGGTTGTGCTAATTACGACCCTTGGACAGTGATCCAACCTACAAGTGAATCAACAAATTAA
- a CDS encoding YoaK family protein — translation MISKLPRWVEYGSFVLALVAGLVNSIGLLGFKHQSISHLSGTATLLGTGIVNSTFIDVLHLFIILFSFLVGAAVSGFFLRSGALKLSHNYSGLLSLEALLLFSSIYFLSNNSLNGHYLASAACGLQNALATTFSGAVIRTTHVTGIFTDFGIMLGAKLRGEEFDKRKALLFLLIIIGFILGGTSGAYLFSILKFNALYVPAGICLLLALSYSTYQAKVNNQNKKNDL, via the coding sequence GTGATATCAAAATTACCCCGCTGGGTAGAATATGGTTCGTTTGTACTTGCCCTGGTTGCAGGCCTAGTTAATTCAATTGGTTTATTAGGTTTTAAACATCAATCCATTTCACATCTATCGGGGACCGCGACGCTTCTTGGCACAGGGATTGTCAATTCCACATTTATCGATGTGTTGCATTTATTTATTATTCTATTTAGCTTTTTAGTTGGTGCGGCTGTGTCGGGATTTTTTTTGCGTAGTGGTGCATTAAAATTAAGCCATAATTACAGCGGCCTTCTTTCTTTGGAGGCGCTGTTACTTTTTAGCTCTATTTATTTCTTATCAAATAATTCCTTAAATGGGCACTATTTAGCCTCTGCTGCATGCGGGCTTCAGAATGCATTGGCCACTACTTTTAGCGGTGCCGTTATTCGAACCACACATGTAACAGGTATATTTACTGATTTTGGCATTATGCTAGGGGCAAAATTACGTGGCGAGGAGTTTGATAAAAGAAAGGCATTATTATTTTTGCTGATCATTATCGGCTTTATTTTAGGCGGCACTTCTGGTGCATATCTATTTAGTATTCTAAAGTTTAATGCTTTGTATGTTCCAGCAGGCATCTGTTTATTGTTGGCACTTTCTTATTCAACTTACCAAGCTAAAGTCAATAATCAAAACAAAAAAAACGATTTGTAG
- a CDS encoding multidrug effflux MFS transporter, with protein sequence MTSNHNPSASKTNNITKANIGLVEFVTLMALMTSLVALSIDAVLPALSQIGADLNITDSRQTHLIVSLFFIGMACGQLYYGPLSDSKGRRYAIISGLIIFAVGSLVCIYAESLEVMLVGRVIQAFGVSGPRIATLAVIRDKYEGEAMARVMSFIMMVFILVPMLAPIFGQTILFWFSWQHIFSSFLIYGSLIGLWFFIRQPETLPKEKRLPFSWSQLWISSKFILTYKSVMLYTLSSGTIFGAFLAYISSSQTLFQHIYDTGELFPMYFAMLAFSIGLASFINGTLVMRLGMRKLCTWAMLGWILFSAVLTVLCILSDGVPPLWQFVTVLFCAFFCIGILFGNVNAMAMQPLGAMAGLGAAIIGSLSSMISVPTAVFIGSFIDSSITPVALGFLGFGSLSFVLYWNANKP encoded by the coding sequence ATGACATCCAATCACAACCCATCTGCTAGCAAGACAAATAACATAACAAAGGCCAATATTGGCTTAGTTGAGTTTGTGACGCTTATGGCATTGATGACGTCTTTGGTCGCTTTGAGTATAGATGCAGTGTTGCCAGCATTATCTCAAATTGGTGCTGACTTAAACATTACTGACTCTAGACAAACCCACTTAATTGTTTCGCTATTTTTTATCGGTATGGCTTGTGGCCAGCTTTATTATGGGCCTTTGTCTGATAGTAAGGGCAGGCGTTACGCTATTATTTCTGGTTTGATTATTTTTGCTGTCGGGTCTCTGGTGTGCATATATGCAGAGTCGTTAGAAGTGATGTTAGTTGGCCGTGTTATTCAAGCCTTTGGTGTCTCAGGGCCGAGAATTGCGACCTTGGCAGTGATTCGAGACAAGTATGAAGGTGAAGCTATGGCCAGAGTCATGTCTTTTATTATGATGGTGTTTATTTTAGTGCCTATGCTGGCACCCATTTTTGGTCAAACCATCTTGTTTTGGTTTTCATGGCAGCACATTTTTTCATCATTTTTGATTTATGGATCATTGATTGGCTTATGGTTTTTTATCCGCCAGCCAGAAACATTGCCTAAAGAAAAGCGTTTGCCGTTTAGTTGGTCGCAATTATGGATTTCTAGTAAGTTTATCCTGACGTATAAATCAGTGATGCTTTATACGCTGTCATCGGGTACGATTTTTGGTGCGTTTTTGGCCTATATCAGCTCTTCTCAAACCCTGTTTCAACATATTTATGACACGGGTGAGTTGTTTCCTATGTATTTTGCTATGTTGGCATTTTCCATTGGGCTGGCATCTTTTATTAATGGCACGTTAGTGATGCGTTTGGGCATGCGTAAGTTGTGCACGTGGGCGATGTTAGGGTGGATACTATTCTCAGCCGTGTTAACGGTTTTATGCATACTCTCTGATGGTGTTCCACCTTTATGGCAATTTGTTACTGTGCTGTTTTGCGCGTTCTTTTGCATTGGAATTTTGTTTGGTAACGTGAATGCTATGGCTATGCAGCCTTTGGGTGCAATGGCTGGCTTAGGGGCGGCTATTATTGGATCTCTGAGTAGTATGATTTCAGTACCTACTGCTGTTTTCATTGGCAGTTTTATTGATTCATCGATCACGCCAGTGGCACTAGGATTTTTAGGGTTTGGTAGTTTATCGTTTGTATTATATTGGAACGCAAATAAGCCTTAG
- a CDS encoding histidine phosphatase family protein gives MITHVYSTDYSRTLETATPVATLKNILIKYYDPRNLAEFSTKIKTLEHVLVVGHSNTTPQILSLMGGEYINIEESDYGVVYKLQKHDFGHATLSISIPLE, from the coding sequence GTGATAACCCATGTTTACTCGACTGATTACAGTCGGACCCTCGAGACCGCCACTCCCGTTGCCACATTAAAAAATATATTAATAAAATATTACGATCCTCGGAATTTAGCTGAATTTTCCACTAAGATAAAAACGCTGGAGCATGTTTTAGTGGTGGGTCATAGCAATACCACACCTCAAATTTTGAGTTTAATGGGTGGTGAATATATTAATATCGAAGAGAGTGATTACGGTGTTGTCTACAAGCTGCAGAAGCATGACTTCGGACATGCGACGCTGAGCATTTCAATTCCCCTTGAATAA
- the can gene encoding carbonate dehydratase: protein MSDITQLLENNRQWSEEQRNSDPEFFNKLSERQKPEYLWIGCSDSRVPANQIVGLIPGDIFVHRNVANLVVHTDFNCLSVLQYAVDVLKVKHVIICGHYGCGGIDAALKEESLGLIDNWLGHIRDIVYKHREELLHLNEHDKAARLCELNVLEQADNVKRSSIVKEALKRGQSLQVHSWIYSLRNGRLKNLSEVIV from the coding sequence ATGAGCGACATTACGCAACTTCTTGAAAACAATAGGCAATGGTCTGAAGAACAAAGAAATTCTGACCCTGAGTTCTTTAATAAATTGTCAGAGCGTCAGAAACCTGAATATTTATGGATAGGATGTTCTGATAGCCGTGTACCGGCGAATCAAATTGTGGGGTTAATCCCAGGTGATATTTTTGTGCATCGGAATGTGGCTAATTTAGTGGTACATACCGATTTTAACTGTTTGTCTGTGCTGCAGTATGCGGTTGATGTGCTCAAAGTGAAACACGTGATTATATGTGGTCATTATGGCTGCGGTGGAATTGATGCGGCGCTTAAAGAAGAATCACTTGGGCTGATCGATAATTGGTTAGGGCATATTAGAGATATTGTATACAAACACCGGGAAGAACTTTTACATTTAAATGAACATGATAAGGCTGCTCGACTTTGTGAGCTTAACGTACTTGAACAGGCTGATAACGTTAAACGAAGCAGTATCGTAAAAGAGGCGCTCAAGCGTGGCCAGTCATTGCAGGTTCACAGTTGGATATATAGTTTGCGCAATGGACGTTTGAAAAATTTGTCAGAAGTGATTGTTTAG
- a CDS encoding agmatinase family protein, giving the protein MNQIKCASILLTVGLLISSLQLLAKDQKETEIKGPVTPSKAGVVPENIDSATPGLMPIKPLKDIPESVQDILDALPEKKSEFIKSGKSNDILKSDILFDLLRSASSTEAEEYIDTIISIHDQVEFKKGRDIESIELNKASPDFNSWRLKRPQSMNPEREAGPISLGRYLGGERSGIPTFANAPVALTPEDLIAGKVDVAILGAPLDMGSGWRDAIHGPRAMRMLRRGTGGHDVATLINPSSVLNIVDYGNVAIDQLSTERSVQEVRSMVREIAETGAIPIIIGGDHSLEYPNVAAMADVYGKGKVAVVHFDAHLDTGRGRVHLLSHGQPIYRLMKEAHIRPEDFIQVGLRAHYSKSYYEWEKEIGMKYHTMAEVERRGWDAVMERVIKEATENTDYLYVSFDVDVLDPAFQPGTGTPVSGGLTMREAIPIIRRLCAETKLVGFDIVELAPALDSTYVSTLNANSLMFACMTGIAMHKKGITEKGYISELSSEHGQDDYYGDKK; this is encoded by the coding sequence ATGAATCAAATTAAATGTGCTTCGATCCTGTTAACTGTTGGGTTGTTGATAAGCTCACTCCAGCTATTGGCAAAAGACCAAAAAGAAACTGAAATAAAGGGGCCTGTTACACCTAGTAAAGCAGGTGTCGTACCAGAAAACATTGATTCTGCGACGCCCGGCTTGATGCCCATTAAACCACTAAAAGATATTCCTGAAAGTGTGCAGGACATTCTTGACGCCTTACCAGAAAAGAAAAGTGAGTTTATAAAAAGTGGCAAAAGCAACGACATATTAAAATCAGATATTCTTTTTGATCTACTCCGTTCTGCTTCTTCCACAGAGGCTGAAGAATACATTGATACCATCATATCCATCCACGATCAGGTGGAATTTAAAAAAGGACGTGATATTGAGTCGATTGAACTCAATAAAGCTTCACCTGATTTCAATAGCTGGCGCTTAAAACGGCCTCAATCGATGAACCCTGAAAGAGAAGCAGGCCCCATTTCATTAGGTCGTTACTTAGGTGGCGAACGCTCTGGAATTCCAACTTTTGCTAATGCTCCAGTTGCTCTTACACCTGAAGACCTAATAGCCGGTAAAGTTGACGTTGCGATCCTAGGCGCGCCTTTGGACATGGGATCAGGATGGCGTGATGCTATACATGGTCCAAGAGCGATGCGCATGTTACGTAGAGGGACTGGAGGTCATGACGTTGCGACTCTTATCAATCCAAGTTCGGTACTCAACATAGTTGACTATGGCAACGTTGCAATTGATCAATTGAGTACCGAACGCAGTGTGCAGGAAGTACGATCCATGGTCCGTGAAATTGCAGAAACTGGTGCGATACCAATCATTATTGGCGGAGACCATTCACTCGAATATCCTAACGTTGCAGCTATGGCTGACGTCTATGGCAAAGGTAAGGTAGCGGTTGTACATTTTGATGCACACTTAGATACAGGAAGGGGTCGCGTTCACTTACTCAGTCACGGACAACCGATTTATCGATTGATGAAAGAAGCGCACATACGGCCAGAAGACTTTATTCAGGTAGGGTTACGAGCTCACTACAGTAAAAGCTATTATGAGTGGGAGAAAGAAATCGGAATGAAATATCACACTATGGCAGAAGTTGAGCGTCGTGGTTGGGATGCGGTAATGGAAAGAGTCATCAAAGAAGCTACTGAGAATACAGATTATCTCTACGTATCTTTTGATGTGGACGTGCTTGACCCTGCATTTCAGCCCGGTACCGGAACGCCAGTTTCAGGTGGATTAACTATGCGCGAGGCCATCCCTATTATACGTAGACTTTGTGCCGAAACAAAATTAGTCGGCTTTGATATTGTTGAGCTCGCGCCTGCTCTTGATTCAACCTATGTCAGTACACTGAACGCAAACAGTTTGATGTTTGCCTGCATGACCGGTATTGCCATGCATAAAAAAGGCATAACCGAAAAAGGCTATATAAGCGAGCTTTCATCAGAGCACGGTCAAGACGATTATTATGGAGATAAGAAATGA
- a CDS encoding agmatinase family protein produces MSVKTYLPTNSVSLIVVSMTAILLSACASNLDNSFFPNSKSPPTDNVKLQLLTEDELAFLRDPKRLRWFNLTEEKVLNQLAQRDEQGVKQYVSDMMATMSAAGFQDGQDKTSTIKNGILEPLSTTADSASIPLNVDAQGYNKSKIIQPAIFDKYKRTPGPINLQRYVNEQDGIPTFAGAPVAIRTADLVAGQVEVAFVGVPLALGSGWRDSQHAPTVLRGMYGLGGYDIAGGVDPTLILSIADFGNIATSYLSTELNVDHIREQISAMIEAGTIPFIVGGDHSIMYPTVAAMSDSYGKTAFSVVQLDAHFNGKRGLDHYYSDAQSVSRLLEDQIIEPGNLIQVGLRGPSQDKEALEWLRETGVKYHTMVEVEEKGWDVVQSNTIAQAKGAESTFVSFDMSVLDPAYAPGAGRPIPGGISILQGISLVRRLCAETKIIGFELLDVAPYLDTSYKTALNANYIMHACLTGIAMRKQGITGSNHLDPLAFSPN; encoded by the coding sequence ATGAGCGTTAAAACATATCTACCCACTAACTCTGTATCCTTGATAGTGGTGTCAATGACTGCGATTTTGCTATCCGCATGTGCCAGTAACTTAGACAATAGCTTTTTTCCTAACTCCAAGTCCCCCCCAACAGACAATGTAAAACTGCAGCTTTTAACCGAAGATGAATTAGCATTTCTGCGAGACCCTAAACGCCTACGCTGGTTTAATCTGACTGAAGAAAAAGTCCTCAACCAATTGGCCCAGAGAGATGAACAAGGGGTTAAGCAATATGTATCCGATATGATGGCAACTATGAGTGCAGCTGGATTTCAGGATGGGCAAGATAAGACCAGCACCATTAAAAACGGTATTCTAGAGCCTTTATCAACTACCGCTGATTCAGCGAGTATTCCACTGAATGTTGATGCGCAAGGTTACAACAAAAGCAAAATTATTCAGCCAGCCATATTCGACAAGTACAAACGAACGCCTGGCCCCATCAATTTGCAGCGATATGTAAATGAACAAGATGGCATCCCCACTTTTGCAGGTGCACCTGTCGCGATACGTACTGCAGATCTAGTAGCTGGGCAAGTGGAGGTTGCATTTGTAGGTGTACCGCTGGCGCTTGGTTCTGGATGGCGTGATTCGCAGCATGCACCAACAGTGCTAAGAGGTATGTATGGCCTTGGTGGTTATGACATAGCGGGAGGAGTTGATCCTACGTTAATTCTTAGCATTGCTGATTTTGGCAATATCGCCACCTCATATTTAAGTACAGAACTGAATGTTGACCACATCCGAGAGCAAATTTCAGCCATGATAGAGGCAGGGACGATCCCGTTTATTGTTGGTGGCGATCACTCCATAATGTATCCCACTGTAGCGGCTATGTCTGATAGCTACGGTAAAACCGCGTTTAGCGTGGTGCAACTTGATGCACATTTCAATGGTAAACGTGGTTTAGATCATTATTACTCAGACGCACAAAGCGTATCGCGTTTACTCGAAGATCAAATAATTGAACCTGGAAATTTAATTCAAGTAGGTCTGAGAGGACCTTCTCAAGACAAAGAAGCACTTGAATGGCTGCGCGAAACTGGTGTGAAGTATCACACTATGGTTGAAGTCGAAGAAAAAGGCTGGGATGTAGTACAGAGTAATACTATTGCACAAGCTAAAGGGGCTGAATCAACTTTTGTATCCTTTGATATGAGTGTATTAGACCCCGCATACGCCCCCGGAGCAGGCAGACCGATCCCTGGTGGCATTTCAATCCTTCAAGGCATCTCCCTCGTGCGCCGTTTGTGTGCAGAGACCAAGATAATAGGCTTTGAACTGTTAGATGTTGCACCATATTTAGACACATCGTACAAAACAGCGCTTAATGCCAACTACATTATGCATGCTTGTTTAACAGGTATTGCAATGCGAAAACAGGGGATAACCGGCAGTAACCACTTAGATCCCTTGGCATTCTCACCTAACTAA
- a CDS encoding response regulator transcription factor — MYTVLVVDDSPDSLSLINDILEKEGISTLVALEGGQAITIAEQIKPDIILLDAVMPKMDGFETCIRLKQNRLLNHIPVVFMTGLKESENVLKGLNAGGVDYITKPVNPEELIARIKTHINNAQITSSAQKALDSIGQTLFSVSKTGQLMWATPQTHNFLSTIPHADDWLSEQLLPFVADIMRGPVKNGSTFKLKYEGGSCELALVSSQASGDCTFRIGLYTETLTGEEVLKSKLSITSRESEVLYWLSNGKTNKEIAIILSIGSRTVNKHLEQVFAKLGVENRTTAAGIAIRTLAQG, encoded by the coding sequence ATGTATACGGTACTTGTAGTAGATGATTCACCTGACTCACTGAGTTTGATAAACGATATTTTAGAAAAAGAAGGGATTAGTACTTTGGTAGCCCTTGAAGGGGGCCAAGCCATCACCATTGCGGAACAAATAAAGCCTGATATTATTTTGCTCGATGCGGTGATGCCTAAAATGGACGGATTTGAGACCTGTATTCGCTTAAAACAAAACCGACTTTTGAATCATATTCCCGTGGTCTTTATGACTGGCCTGAAAGAATCGGAGAATGTCTTAAAAGGCTTGAATGCTGGAGGGGTCGATTACATCACTAAACCCGTTAACCCCGAAGAGTTAATTGCGCGAATAAAAACTCACATCAACAATGCACAAATAACCTCAAGCGCGCAAAAGGCATTAGACAGCATTGGTCAAACCTTATTTTCAGTGAGTAAAACCGGGCAATTGATGTGGGCTACACCACAAACTCACAATTTTTTGTCTACCATTCCCCATGCCGACGACTGGTTAAGCGAGCAATTGCTGCCGTTCGTTGCTGACATAATGCGTGGCCCAGTAAAAAATGGCTCTACCTTTAAATTAAAATATGAAGGTGGTTCATGTGAGTTAGCCTTGGTGTCCAGTCAAGCTTCTGGAGACTGCACCTTTCGCATTGGACTATACACAGAAACATTAACGGGTGAAGAAGTACTAAAATCAAAACTCAGTATTACCAGTCGAGAGTCAGAAGTACTGTACTGGCTATCTAATGGCAAAACAAATAAAGAAATTGCCATTATATTAAGCATAGGATCACGTACAGTAAATAAACATTTAGAACAGGTATTTGCCAAATTAGGGGTTGAAAATAGAACCACAGCTGCGGGCATTGCGATCCGTACTTTGGCGCAGGGTTAG
- a CDS encoding tetratricopeptide repeat-containing sulfotransferase family protein produces MLLSNRKSIQKQAFTAFTQGDIKTAHSLSVNVISHYPNDDESYFLLALINIQIHQYAKATELFKHAIKINDCIRYRVELAKVYSLQGISDAVIAIVNTINIHQVRSFTQLNTLGVTLSIVGLHSRALTCFESAIAQKPTPETLYNYAVSAKFCGQHKQAQKALEKAIALKPGYHQAHFALADLTEGSASQAHILTLQHLLSSEKLSLEQTMHLSHALAKEYEKQKEYALAYNILLQAKQQKKAHSPYQRSADNQLFEGLKATLKKPVSPTSSNVGNNSERPIFVVGMPRSGTTLVERILSSHSQVTSGGELENFSLLMKHSSQSASHSVLDAKVFAAQNNIDFSTLAQAYLTQTAHIGKGQGKFVDKLPFNFFYLPFIRKAFPKARIICLMRNPLDTCVGNFKQLFSINNPHYNYTQSLEDCAWFYQQFEAWVSAWSVQDTQFTHMLHYEKFVANPELHIRQLLEFCDLPWEPACLHMESNTSPVSTASKMQVREPINQKSVGKWSNFRPYTSQIETIFYS; encoded by the coding sequence GTGTTATTGTCTAATAGAAAAAGTATTCAAAAACAAGCCTTTACAGCATTTACACAGGGCGATATAAAAACCGCGCATAGCTTAAGCGTGAATGTGATTTCTCACTATCCTAACGACGACGAATCGTATTTTTTACTGGCGCTAATTAACATACAGATCCATCAATACGCAAAAGCTACTGAGTTATTCAAACACGCCATCAAAATTAACGACTGCATACGATACCGAGTAGAATTGGCTAAAGTTTACTCATTGCAAGGTATTTCAGATGCAGTCATCGCGATTGTTAATACCATTAATATTCACCAAGTAAGATCATTTACACAGCTAAACACTTTAGGCGTTACACTTAGCATTGTAGGTTTACATAGTCGGGCTTTGACCTGTTTTGAAAGCGCTATCGCTCAAAAGCCAACGCCGGAAACACTTTATAATTATGCAGTATCTGCGAAGTTTTGTGGACAGCACAAACAAGCGCAAAAGGCCCTTGAAAAGGCTATAGCACTGAAACCCGGTTATCATCAGGCACATTTTGCATTGGCTGATTTAACCGAAGGATCTGCTTCACAAGCTCATATTTTGACTTTGCAACATTTATTATCATCCGAAAAGCTTAGCCTTGAGCAAACAATGCACTTAAGTCACGCACTGGCTAAAGAATACGAAAAGCAAAAGGAATATGCTTTAGCATACAACATCTTGTTGCAAGCAAAGCAGCAGAAAAAAGCGCATTCACCTTACCAACGCTCAGCTGATAACCAGTTATTTGAAGGGCTTAAAGCGACCTTAAAAAAACCAGTTTCTCCCACCAGCTCAAATGTAGGCAATAATAGTGAACGACCTATTTTCGTAGTAGGTATGCCGCGTTCAGGTACTACATTGGTTGAACGAATATTATCGAGTCATAGCCAAGTGACTTCAGGTGGTGAGTTAGAAAATTTTAGCTTACTGATGAAACATTCAAGCCAATCAGCGAGTCATTCAGTACTTGACGCTAAGGTATTTGCTGCCCAGAACAATATTGATTTTTCAACTTTAGCTCAAGCATATTTAACCCAAACCGCGCACATTGGAAAAGGCCAAGGTAAATTTGTCGACAAACTACCCTTTAACTTTTTTTATCTACCCTTTATTCGCAAGGCTTTTCCTAAAGCTCGCATTATATGCCTGATGAGAAACCCTCTGGATACCTGCGTTGGGAATTTCAAACAACTTTTTTCTATCAACAATCCTCATTATAACTACACCCAAAGTTTGGAAGACTGTGCGTGGTTTTACCAGCAGTTTGAGGCTTGGGTGAGTGCTTGGTCCGTTCAAGATACACAATTTACCCATATGCTTCATTACGAAAAATTTGTCGCTAACCCTGAACTGCATATACGTCAATTGCTGGAATTTTGTGATTTACCTTGGGAACCTGCGTGTTTGCATATGGAAAGCAATACTTCACCAGTATCGACCGCAAGCAAAATGCAAGTAAGAGAACCTATTAATCAAAAATCTGTAGGGAAATGGTCAAATTTTCGCCCTTACACTTCACAAATTGAAACAATTTTTTATAGCTAA